One Lactobacillus crispatus DNA segment encodes these proteins:
- a CDS encoding alpha/beta fold hydrolase, producing the protein MKEKVNGVEIYYHKLGKGEPLLLLHGHHLDGGMFDKIVAPLSLYYTVYVLDMRGHGLSEGDIAEHYKTEVEDVYTFIKQIGIEGCYCFGFDAGGLVAMMLARKHPTIFKKMIVAGVFVNGAGIRPYHYLTEGFHRFLRLDRDSRVELTESFISVDDLKKITTPTLCVVGEKDWVKVEHVRWYSQFMPNARLVIMPRQTHDSYAVRSLKLLDLIKGFCR; encoded by the coding sequence ATGAAAGAAAAAGTTAATGGAGTCGAAATTTATTATCATAAGTTAGGTAAAGGTGAGCCTTTGCTTTTACTACATGGACATCACTTAGATGGCGGTATGTTTGATAAAATTGTGGCTCCGCTTTCCCTTTATTACACTGTCTATGTGCTTGATATGCGAGGCCATGGTTTAAGTGAAGGCGACATCGCTGAACACTACAAGACTGAAGTAGAAGACGTTTATACCTTTATTAAACAGATTGGCATTGAAGGCTGCTATTGCTTCGGTTTTGATGCAGGTGGTCTGGTGGCAATGATGCTAGCTAGAAAACATCCAACGATCTTTAAGAAGATGATTGTAGCTGGCGTTTTCGTTAATGGTGCAGGCATTAGACCATATCACTACTTAACGGAAGGCTTTCATCGCTTTTTGAGACTTGATCGTGACAGCCGCGTAGAGTTGACTGAGTCCTTTATTTCAGTAGATGACTTGAAGAAGATTACTACGCCAACTCTTTGTGTAGTAGGTGAAAAAGACTGGGTTAAGGTTGAGCATGTACGTTGGTATAGCCAATTTATGCCTAATGCGCGGTTGGTGATTATGCCACGGCAGACGCATGATAGTTATGCAGTGCGCAGTTTAAAACTGCTGGATTTGATTAAAGGATTTTGTAGGTAG
- a CDS encoding IS982 family transposase, whose amino-acid sequence MNCLKLKRFSHHLQVSFKDLVIICRHWYRLYAPAEFTHRRNIDQIKTTDSLILALLIWQAKTGIESQRRFCECFNCLSHSRFNRRSRQLLQLIYQIRQEMNKKVDLNGHFLIIDSFPVPVCQPIRNYRAKIFRGYANIGYKATKKIYFYGFKVHAIVSDDGYILDYVVTKASVHDAKETVELMENAHPSNYYLLGDEGYLGKELHQQLKQMGYELWTPYRKNMTGAKKHNDHQLMAIRRTIESDFSLLTYYNAENNRARSLIGFQSRLEIAILAYNLAYCLERFN is encoded by the coding sequence TTGAACTGCCTTAAGCTTAAGCGTTTTAGCCACCATTTACAAGTTAGTTTTAAAGATTTAGTGATAATTTGTCGGCACTGGTATCGTTTGTATGCACCGGCTGAGTTTACTCATCGGCGAAATATTGATCAAATTAAAACTACGGACAGTCTGATTTTGGCTTTACTTATCTGGCAAGCTAAGACAGGAATTGAATCACAAAGAAGATTCTGTGAATGTTTCAATTGTTTATCACACTCACGTTTTAATCGGCGTTCACGTCAGCTATTGCAATTGATTTATCAGATACGGCAAGAAATGAATAAAAAGGTTGACCTGAATGGACATTTCTTGATCATTGACAGCTTTCCGGTACCTGTTTGCCAACCAATTCGCAACTATCGTGCTAAAATTTTTCGCGGTTATGCCAACATTGGTTATAAGGCCACCAAGAAAATTTACTTCTATGGTTTCAAAGTTCATGCCATTGTTAGCGATGACGGTTACATTCTTGATTATGTCGTAACAAAAGCATCAGTTCATGATGCCAAGGAGACAGTTGAACTGATGGAAAATGCACATCCATCTAATTACTATCTTCTTGGCGACGAAGGCTATTTAGGCAAAGAACTGCATCAACAGCTAAAACAAATGGGTTATGAACTTTGGACACCATATCGTAAAAATATGACAGGAGCTAAAAAGCACAATGATCATCAATTGATGGCTATTCGCAGAACAATTGAAAGCGACTTTTCGCTTCTGACCTATTACAATGCCGAGAACAATCGAGCACGTAGTCTGATAGGCTTTCAAAGCCGGTTGGAAATTGCAATTTTAGCTTATAATTTGGCTTATTGTCTAGAAAGATTTAACTAG
- a CDS encoding helix-turn-helix domain-containing protein: MTIGEALKEEQKRLGLTSEAMAAGVITKGTYSKVVNGKQRLSSDLLVEILFKHDIDVSDFFEMIKSTYMSKEKFEEEILTKKFKLALDNHEIQKAKKIALKLRNTSNNPYLLWQFQIALAYLEHTENELTIEFKNKIVNEINQTDNWTENIDVLRLFTNSMQILSVERVDVEMRVFFHRVSRSNNISESMQERYAIVCDNYLHFLFDRCIRCGENYNNSHENVKSAINYLCDLDSTAHLMIYKVTGTYYKYVFDKKFDDAKK, from the coding sequence ATGACAATCGGTGAAGCGTTAAAAGAAGAACAAAAACGATTGGGATTAACATCTGAGGCAATGGCTGCGGGTGTGATTACTAAAGGAACATATTCTAAAGTCGTAAATGGAAAGCAGCGCTTGAGCAGTGACTTATTGGTTGAAATTCTTTTTAAGCATGATATTGATGTTAGTGATTTTTTTGAAATGATAAAGAGTACATATATGTCGAAAGAAAAGTTTGAAGAGGAAATATTAACTAAAAAATTCAAATTGGCTTTAGATAATCATGAAATTCAAAAAGCAAAAAAGATTGCATTAAAGTTAAGAAACACAAGTAATAATCCATATTTGCTTTGGCAATTTCAAATAGCACTTGCGTATTTGGAACATACTGAAAATGAATTGACAATTGAATTTAAAAATAAAATTGTTAATGAAATTAATCAAACTGATAATTGGACTGAAAACATAGATGTGCTCAGATTATTTACTAATTCTATGCAAATTTTATCGGTTGAACGAGTTGATGTAGAGATGAGAGTGTTTTTTCACAGAGTATCACGATCTAATAATATTTCAGAAAGTATGCAAGAAAGATATGCAATAGTTTGTGATAACTATCTTCATTTTTTGTTTGATAGATGTATTCGATGCGGTGAAAATTATAATAATTCTCATGAAAATGTGAAGTCAGCAATAAATTATTTGTGTGATTTAGATTCTACTGCTCACTTAATGATCTATAAAGTTACTGGAACGTATTATAAATATGTTTTTGATAAAAAGTTTGATGATGCAAAAAAATAA
- a CDS encoding YcaO-like family protein, translated as MQIKVPDYGLPNFLTVRDVINGSFRPVATKYIGENKNVSEDAHSEYLEVQDADLSCKHVVTLMNRNTSYYVHRPIDMHPCWWNLNKVSSDVDWYNSDDNRYVKFVDWNNEVHFFPAAISIVMPKEKGLSWVTYSGYSHDKKLEKAYLKAIYELIERDDFAAWWHKSLNIYLVDDWDSPLISEMMAYIQEGKKRRCQLFQIPNEWGLYTIMCIIESSIFPQISIGLGTNSIKESAIIHAIDECVGSYKGLLFEAFHGRINYSELNSRAVAKHIIKTKVSTTFSNSISNLNLEELMKNTETFFAIINSQCGYTVKAFSTKLQPETLVDTTPLTSRLLLRTNRPLIKGCMPFW; from the coding sequence TTGCAAATAAAAGTACCGGATTATGGGCTACCTAATTTTCTTACCGTTAGGGATGTTATAAATGGAAGCTTTAGACCTGTAGCTACAAAATATATAGGCGAAAATAAAAATGTTTCTGAAGATGCACATTCAGAATATTTGGAAGTTCAAGATGCTGATTTGTCGTGTAAGCATGTTGTAACCTTGATGAATAGAAATACGTCTTATTATGTTCATAGACCTATAGATATGCATCCTTGCTGGTGGAATTTAAATAAAGTCTCGTCAGATGTAGATTGGTATAATAGCGACGATAATCGATATGTGAAATTTGTTGATTGGAATAATGAAGTCCATTTTTTTCCAGCTGCGATATCAATTGTTATGCCTAAAGAAAAAGGTCTTAGTTGGGTTACATATTCTGGCTATTCACACGATAAAAAACTAGAAAAAGCATATCTAAAAGCAATATATGAGCTTATTGAAAGAGACGACTTTGCAGCTTGGTGGCATAAATCATTAAATATATACCTTGTTGATGATTGGGACTCTCCTTTGATTTCAGAAATGATGGCTTATATTCAAGAGGGTAAAAAAAGACGATGTCAGCTGTTTCAAATCCCTAATGAATGGGGGCTATATACAATTATGTGTATTATTGAGTCATCCATTTTCCCGCAAATCTCTATTGGATTAGGAACTAATTCTATAAAAGAGAGTGCAATTATTCATGCTATTGATGAATGTGTGGGATCGTATAAGGGATTGCTGTTTGAAGCGTTTCATGGACGAATTAACTATTCTGAACTAAATAGTAGAGCTGTTGCAAAACATATTATAAAAACAAAAGTAAGTACTACTTTTTCTAATTCAATTTCAAATTTAAATCTAGAAGAATTAATGAAAAATACAGAAACATTTTTTGCAATAATTAATTCGCAATGTGGGTACACAGTTAAGGCATTTAGTACAAAATTACAGCCAGAAACTTTGGTGGATACTACTCCGTTAACTTCTAGATTACTATTGCGTACAAACAGACCATTAATTAAAGGATGCATGCCATTTTGGTAA
- a CDS encoding MFS transporter, whose amino-acid sequence MKRLKTAVLSDFLNDLPLGAFITYAYWYIYHQTHNQGIVSMLGTIAMIALLFAILGGYISDKYSKIKLMRFLILIRFIFIALGTIFLVFKPKMGVAVVCFVVIASSVINIIYNPLTEAFAPALIDNDKELIEANSWVSLANNIATIISSGLATIFVTINRPLISLVILLVAVIISYILLGFIKPDTAPVHADKIKVKEIFDNFIGGMKLVEHNKLIMLMIPIALVVNFCFYVIWLLTPKFAITVFSQYWFVYNGIDIAYTVGGIIGALIFSKIRDNINSAIICPACLSLQALCLAVVGISSLLTRSLVSATICIVCWLAYGIFNSIFSIIYFSVVQMSSSKDNTGLMIGAVMTIFSVINPIATAMSDPLGNMIQLPLLIFILGVVMVLVSVMTFMPIYQRIFKKYDKLYSK is encoded by the coding sequence ATGAAAAGATTAAAGACAGCAGTATTAAGTGATTTCTTAAATGATCTACCATTAGGGGCATTTATCACTTATGCGTATTGGTATATTTATCATCAAACTCATAATCAAGGAATAGTCTCAATGTTGGGAACTATTGCAATGATTGCACTACTATTTGCAATTTTGGGTGGCTACATTTCAGATAAGTATAGCAAAATTAAATTAATGCGCTTTTTGATTTTGATAAGGTTCATTTTCATTGCTTTAGGAACAATCTTTCTGGTGTTTAAGCCTAAGATGGGAGTTGCTGTAGTTTGTTTTGTAGTAATAGCTAGCTCAGTAATTAATATTATTTACAATCCTTTGACCGAGGCTTTTGCGCCTGCTTTGATTGATAATGACAAAGAATTAATTGAGGCAAATTCTTGGGTTTCATTGGCAAATAATATTGCTACAATCATCTCTTCAGGGCTTGCAACAATCTTTGTAACAATCAATAGACCATTAATTTCGCTGGTCATTCTTTTAGTAGCAGTAATAATATCTTATATTCTTTTGGGATTTATTAAGCCAGATACTGCACCAGTTCATGCTGATAAAATCAAAGTTAAAGAAATATTTGATAATTTTATAGGTGGAATGAAATTAGTGGAGCATAACAAACTAATTATGTTGATGATTCCAATTGCACTTGTAGTTAACTTCTGTTTCTACGTGATTTGGCTATTGACGCCTAAGTTTGCAATTACGGTTTTTAGTCAGTATTGGTTTGTCTATAATGGGATTGATATTGCTTATACAGTTGGTGGAATTATCGGTGCCCTGATCTTTTCAAAAATTAGAGATAATATTAATTCTGCAATTATTTGCCCAGCTTGCCTTTCGTTACAAGCCCTTTGTTTGGCAGTAGTTGGTATCAGTTCTTTATTAACACGTTCGTTAGTATCTGCGACTATTTGTATTGTGTGCTGGTTGGCATATGGAATTTTTAATAGCATTTTTTCAATAATATATTTTTCTGTTGTTCAAATGTCGTCTTCTAAGGACAATACAGGATTAATGATCGGTGCAGTTATGACTATTTTTTCTGTCATTAATCCAATTGCAACAGCTATGAGTGATCCATTAGGAAATATGATACAATTACCACTTTTAATTTTTATTCTGGGAGTGGTCATGGTATTAGTATCTGTTATGACTTTTATGCCAATTTATCAAAGAATTTTTAAGAAATATGACAAATTATATTCAAAATGA
- a CDS encoding SagB/ThcOx family dehydrogenase: MTNYIQNEVVDLLNLDKKKLSKYDKLWGQLCSQNQDNNELLSIIERTSPILNLNNEFDLHLPYSATNLKSCRKFSNKKINISDFTWLLSNSFLSNEGGHRIYGSAGALYPVEPLIICIKDNMVVGLPQGVYGIDYLNKALKKVNTKVDFKKLSHSISPYTGQLISSIFICYIFSMTRTVVKYNYRGLRHMLIEVGSMAQAFRLNGLARINNFGDVSWSGFDDKALKDSLGLRIMKPVLLQFFGIQDYK, encoded by the coding sequence ATGACAAATTATATTCAAAATGAAGTTGTAGACTTACTTAATCTAGATAAGAAAAAATTATCAAAGTATGATAAATTATGGGGCCAACTTTGTTCACAAAATCAAGATAATAATGAATTACTTAGTATCATTGAAAGAACTAGTCCGATTTTAAATTTAAACAATGAATTTGACTTACATTTACCATATTCGGCTACTAATTTAAAAAGCTGCAGGAAATTTAGCAATAAAAAAATTAATATTTCTGACTTTACGTGGCTATTAAGTAATTCTTTTTTAAGCAATGAAGGTGGACATAGAATATATGGATCGGCTGGTGCATTATATCCTGTTGAGCCTCTCATAATTTGTATAAAAGACAACATGGTAGTGGGATTGCCTCAAGGAGTATACGGCATAGATTACTTGAATAAAGCTTTGAAGAAGGTAAATACTAAAGTAGATTTTAAAAAGTTGAGTCATAGTATTTCACCATATACTGGTCAATTGATCAGTTCAATATTTATTTGCTATATATTTTCTATGACTAGAACTGTTGTTAAGTATAATTATCGTGGTCTTAGACACATGCTTATTGAGGTTGGTTCGATGGCTCAAGCTTTTAGATTAAATGGGCTAGCAAGAATAAATAATTTTGGCGATGTATCATGGTCAGGTTTTGATGATAAAGCATTAAAAGACAGTTTGGGCTTGAGAATCATGAAACCAGTATTGTTGCAATTTTTTGGAATTCAGGACTATAAATAA
- a CDS encoding ribose-phosphate diphosphokinase yields MNKEELHQLLHPMKVIGLGGNPALNEKIAAILHQPLIETAVHHFSDGEIQVNIGESVRGCDVFVIQSIQDPVNENFMELEIVLDALQRASAHVINVVVPYLAYSRSDTKTRSREPITAKLVANLLQLTGMDRLITVDLHASQIQGFYNIPVDHLHAIPLLGQYFLDNGIATKEDDDIVVVSPDHSGAKLARNFGQYFNAPIAIVDQRGARYDTEVHDMIGDVKDKKCIIIDDLIDTGSRISSSTKSVLAAGAKKVYVAATHALLSKNATGVLNELPIEQIVVTDTIKHKRYPDRMVRISVDQLLARGIDYVYNDRSIHQIFDEQNRLK; encoded by the coding sequence ATGAACAAGGAAGAACTTCATCAATTATTGCACCCAATGAAAGTTATTGGCTTAGGTGGTAACCCTGCATTAAATGAAAAAATTGCGGCAATTTTACACCAACCATTGATCGAAACTGCGGTTCACCACTTTAGCGATGGTGAAATCCAAGTTAACATTGGTGAATCTGTCAGAGGTTGTGATGTTTTCGTAATTCAATCTATCCAAGATCCAGTTAACGAAAACTTTATGGAACTTGAAATTGTTTTGGACGCACTTCAACGTGCATCAGCTCATGTAATTAACGTGGTTGTACCATACTTGGCATATTCACGTTCAGATACCAAGACTCGTTCACGTGAACCAATTACCGCTAAGTTAGTGGCTAACTTGCTTCAATTGACTGGCATGGATCGTTTAATTACTGTTGATCTACATGCCTCACAAATTCAAGGTTTCTACAATATCCCTGTTGATCACTTACATGCTATTCCACTTCTTGGTCAATACTTCTTAGATAACGGAATTGCTACCAAGGAAGATGATGATATCGTTGTAGTCTCACCTGATCACTCAGGCGCCAAGCTTGCTCGTAACTTTGGTCAATACTTCAATGCACCGATTGCAATTGTTGATCAAAGAGGTGCTCGCTATGATACTGAGGTTCACGACATGATTGGTGATGTTAAGGACAAAAAGTGTATCATCATTGATGATTTGATTGATACAGGTTCACGTATTTCTTCATCAACTAAGTCAGTTTTGGCGGCTGGTGCTAAGAAAGTTTACGTTGCCGCAACCCACGCACTTCTTTCTAAGAATGCTACTGGAGTACTTAATGAATTACCAATTGAGCAAATCGTAGTTACTGATACCATTAAGCACAAGCGCTACCCAGACAGAATGGTCAGAATTTCCGTAGACCAATTGCTTGCTCGTGGTATCGATTATGTATACAATGATCGTTCAATCCACCAAATCTTTGACGAACAAAACCGTTTAAAGTAA
- a CDS encoding TetR/AcrR family transcriptional regulator, whose product MARRKNMKRRRVILGNTFHLIRENGMDNVSLQMIAEKSGISKSLLQSYYPHKAKLTNDIIRNLFNTLGQQVNNYDMANSNLPYARTKAFIYTIAILGMHDEGLDRIISEAFVSNATLDNWGIMLNEWIKENHLFDDINVDESELETGIAFVTSGIGRLYHDRKKHHLTAETLANYATSALMFSFLHCSSEEIDQALKEGHEIIETADMEVVHRAIDTMFDEGKEIFS is encoded by the coding sequence ATGGCACGACGGAAAAACATGAAGAGACGGAGAGTTATTCTAGGTAATACTTTCCATCTGATCAGAGAAAATGGAATGGATAATGTTTCTTTGCAAATGATTGCAGAAAAATCAGGCATTTCAAAATCCTTACTGCAGTCATACTATCCTCATAAGGCTAAGTTAACTAACGACATTATTCGTAATCTTTTTAATACTCTAGGTCAACAAGTTAATAATTATGACATGGCTAATAGCAATCTTCCTTATGCTAGAACTAAGGCATTTATTTATACGATTGCTATCTTGGGGATGCACGATGAGGGCTTGGACCGTATTATTTCTGAAGCTTTTGTTAGCAATGCTACCCTAGATAATTGGGGAATCATGCTTAATGAATGGATTAAGGAAAATCATTTATTTGATGACATTAACGTTGACGAAAGCGAACTTGAGACAGGAATTGCTTTTGTAACTAGTGGTATTGGCCGTCTATATCATGATCGCAAAAAGCACCATTTAACGGCCGAAACTCTTGCTAACTATGCAACGAGTGCATTGATGTTCAGTTTCTTGCATTGTTCTTCTGAAGAAATTGATCAAGCCTTAAAAGAAGGACATGAAATTATTGAAACTGCTGATATGGAAGTTGTTCACCGAGCAATTGATACAATGTTCGATGAAGGCAAGGAAATTTTCAGCTAA